In the genome of Pseudomonas sp. B33.4, the window ACAGTTCCGGCACATGGATGCCAGCCTCGATGGCGCGCTCCTTGGTGATGATCTTGTCATCGACGATCGGGTACAGACTGCGCTTGTTGTACTTGAGCACGTAATCGGCGTTACGCCGATTGATGCCCATGATGCCCCGCGCCTCCAGCGCCTTCCAGGTCTTCCAGAAACCGAACATCAGGCGTCAGCCTTCTTCAGGAAAGCCTTGAAGCGCACCAGTTCGGTCAGGCGATAGCCGCGATAGCGACCCATCGCCAGCATGAAACCGACCAGAATCAGCAGGATCGCCGGGAAGGTGAACACGAAGTAAACCAGCTCCGGCACGGTCATGATCAGGTGCGCCAGGGACGCGGCGAACAGCGTGCCGATCGCGACTTTCAGCGCATGGTTGGCGCCGCGTTCTTCCCAGGTGATCGACAGGCGTTCGATAGTCATGGTCAGAATCACCATCGGGAACAGCGCTACAGACAAGCCACGCTCCAGACCGAGTTTATGGCTGAACAGACTGATCGCCGCGATCAGCACCACGACAAAGGTCAACACCACCGAGAGTCGCGGCAGCATTTGCAGCTTCAGGTGTTCCAGATACGAACGTAATGACAGGCCCAGCGCCGTGATCACGGTAAACAGCAGAATGCCGAAGCCCAGCTGCGTTTCGCGGAAGGCGAGGGCGATCAGTACCGGGGTAAACGTGCCGAGGGTCTGCAGGCCGATCAGGTTGCGCAGGATCAGGATCACCAGCACGCCGATCGGGATCATCACCATGATCATGAAGGTCTGCTGGGTCTGTAGCGGCAAGCCGTACAGCGAGTATTCGAGGAAGTTGGCGTCGGTGTTTTCGTCGGTCAGCTTGGCCAGACGAATGGCGTTCATCTCGCTGTTGTTGAGGCTGAAGGTCACATTGGCTTTCTTGCCGCCGTCGACGGTGATCAGGTTTTCATCGCCAGTCCACCACAGCAGGCGATCGGTTGGCAGACCTTGCTCGCCGGTTTCCGGGTTGAAGTACAGCCAGTCGTTGCCGTTGAAGCTGCGCAGCCACAGTTCAGGCGTTTGCGGCTGATCGGCGACGAGGCGGATGGTGTGGACTTTTTCCACCGGGACGTGGGCGATGGACAGCAGCAGTTCGACGATTTTGGCTTTGTGCGCGGTCGATGGATCGCCGGCCAGCAGCAGTTTCACGTTGTCATCGTTGAGGTTGTTGACGCGTTTGATCGCCTCGCCAATAAAGGTTTCGACGTCGGCCGAGTGCTGGCGGATCGGTGCAAGCAGGGCTTCGGCGGCGATTTTCTCAGGGCCTTCGATGGCCATGCTGTCGCGGAAGGTCGGGCCTTTGACTTTGGATTTTTCAGCGGTGTAACGCTTGGTCAGCACCAGGCGGTAATAAAGAGTCTGATTGCCCTTCGCCCGGCGCGCTGACCAGGTGACTTTGCGGTTGCCGTCGACGCGGTTCACGGCGACGCCGTAGTTGTTGGAGATAAAGCTTTCGTTGAGGCTGACGTAATCGCGGCTCAACGGTGGCACGAACATCTGGATCTTCACCGGATCCTTGGTGCTGGCGACGAACTCGACCTTGGCGTCGATGTTCCACAAGTCGTCGGTTGCATCTTCGGTCACCGGGATGCCGAGCACGAAAATCTGATAGGCCGTAACCGAAACGCCCAGGAGCACCAGAATGGTGATCAGGATTTTCAGGTGGAAGGTTAGAGAACGCATGGAAATTACTCGGCGGTATGAGCGGCGATGGTGCAGGCGGGTTTGCCGGCAGCGTATTTAAGGCTTGGATCGACCAGCGCATCGAAGCGTTTCAGCGCTTCGGAGCCAATCAAAAGCGGATATTGGAACGCACTTCGGTCGGTCAGGTTCACTTCGATGCTGCGCATTGCCGATCCCATGCAGATATCCAGCTCGATCACCGGACGGGCGGTGTACTTCTTGCCTTCTTCCGGGTCGTAGTCGCCGGCACGGCGCTTGATTTTGCTGACCCGGGCCAGCGGCCGTTCGATCGGGTGCGAATGCGCGGCGTCGATCGCCAGGTAGAAACGTACCCAGGACTCACCGTTGCGTTTAAAGCGTTTGATGTCGCGGGCACTCAGCGAGGCGGTTTTCGCGCCGGTATCGAGTTTGGCCGCGACTTCGAGATTGATGCCGTCAAGCGAAGCGTATTCGTTGAGGCCGTACACGGTTTTTTCCCCCGCTGCGGCGAGGCCGGGCAGGCAAAACAGGGCAAAGAATGTGGGAAAAGGCTTGAGTCTCATAAATCCTGGTGCGCAGCGTTCCGTTTTCGGTTCAGGTCCTTGGCAAAACTTGCGCAAGGCCCTTCGTGTGCCTATCAGCTTTTTATGACAAGCCGTACAAATGGCCAGCAAATGCGGGCGGCATTCTAGCACGGTGGTTTTATGGCGCCAGCGCTGGGGGCGGTCTATAGAAGATCAGAAGATCGCAGCCTGCGGCAGCTCCTACACTGATCCCTGTAGGAGCTGCCGAAGGCTGCGATCTTTTAAGGTTATTAGACGATTGTCGACAATACCTATTTATCCTTTGACTGATGCGGGCGAATTGGCTAGTTTTTGCCGCATTGGATTTAAAGGTGTCGACAATCATGCTGGATCAACTCGATCCCCCGGTCATCAACGGCGACGATTCCGAGACACTCTCGGAAAACGTCTTCCGGCGCATACAGGCGGCTATCGTCAAAGGCGAGATCGCCCCGGGCAGCAAAATCTCCGAGCCGGAGCTGGCGCGCACCTACGGCATCAGCCGTGGGCCATTGCGTGAGGCGATTCATCGCCTGGAAGGCCAGCGCTTGCTGGTGCGCGTGCCGCACGTCGGCGCGCGGGTGGTCTCGCTCAGCCATGCCGAATTGCTCGAGCTCTACGAAATCCGCGAATCCCTCGAAGGCATGGCCTGCCGTCTTGCAGCCGAACGCATGAGCGTCGAAGAAATCGACGAACTGCGCCGGGTGCTGGAAACCCACGAGCGCGACGCCGCGTTTCAGGCCGGCGTCGGCTACTACCAGCAGGAAGGCGATTTCGACTTCCACTACCGGATCATCCAGGGCAGCGGCAACCGCACGCTGACGCAGATGCTCTGCGGCGAGCTCTATCAACTGGTGCGCATGTACCGCATCCAGTTCTCGACCACGCCGAACCGTCCGCGTCAGGCGTTTGCCGAACACCACCGGATTCTCGATGCCATCGCCGACCGTGACGGCGAGCTCGCGGAATTGTTGATGCGCCGTCACATCGGCGCCTCGAAACGCAACATCGCCCGTCATTACCAGGACGGCGCCCACAATAAGACAGCCACTGAACGAGGTGAGTCATGAGTTCCAAGCACAGCACTCCAGGCCAGCGTTTCCGCGATGCGGTCGCCAGCGAGCACCCATTGCAAGTGGTCGGCGCGATCAACGCCAACCACGCGCTGCTGGCCAAGCGCGCCGGTTTCAAGGCGATCTACCTGTCCGGTGGCGGGGTGGCCGCAGGCTCGCTCGGCGTGCCGGACCTGGGCATCACCGGTCTGGATGACGTGCTGACCGACGTACGCCGCATCACTGACGTTTGCGATCTGCCGTTGCTGGTCGACGTCGACACCGGTTTCGGCTCGTCGGCGTTCAATGTGGCGCGCACCGTCAAGTCGATGATCAAGTTCGGCGCGGCGGCGATTCACATCGAGGATCAGGTCGGCGCCAAACGCTGCGGCCACCGTCCTAATAAAGAGATCGTCAGTCAGCAGGAAATGGTCGACCGCATCAAAGCTGCCGTCGATGCCCGCACCGATGACAGCTTCGTGATCATGGCGCGTACCGATGCGCTGGCGGTGGAAGGTCTGGAATCGGCACTCGATCGCGCAGCGGCGTGTATCGAGGCTGGCGCCGACATGATCTTCCCGGAAGCC includes:
- the prpB gene encoding methylisocitrate lyase; the protein is MSSKHSTPGQRFRDAVASEHPLQVVGAINANHALLAKRAGFKAIYLSGGGVAAGSLGVPDLGITGLDDVLTDVRRITDVCDLPLLVDVDTGFGSSAFNVARTVKSMIKFGAAAIHIEDQVGAKRCGHRPNKEIVSQQEMVDRIKAAVDARTDDSFVIMARTDALAVEGLESALDRAAACIEAGADMIFPEAITELEMYKLFANRVKAPILANITEFGATPLYTTEQLAGADVSLVLYPLSAFRAMNKAAENVYTAIRRDGTQQNVIDTMQTRMELYDRIDYHTFEQKLDALFAAKK
- a CDS encoding GntR family transcriptional regulator encodes the protein MDQLDPPVINGDDSETLSENVFRRIQAAIVKGEIAPGSKISEPELARTYGISRGPLREAIHRLEGQRLLVRVPHVGARVVSLSHAELLELYEIRESLEGMACRLAAERMSVEEIDELRRVLETHERDAAFQAGVGYYQQEGDFDFHYRIIQGSGNRTLTQMLCGELYQLVRMYRIQFSTTPNRPRQAFAEHHRILDAIADRDGELAELLMRRHIGASKRNIARHYQDGAHNKTATERGES
- a CDS encoding inactive transglutaminase family protein; the encoded protein is MRSLTFHLKILITILVLLGVSVTAYQIFVLGIPVTEDATDDLWNIDAKVEFVASTKDPVKIQMFVPPLSRDYVSLNESFISNNYGVAVNRVDGNRKVTWSARRAKGNQTLYYRLVLTKRYTAEKSKVKGPTFRDSMAIEGPEKIAAEALLAPIRQHSADVETFIGEAIKRVNNLNDDNVKLLLAGDPSTAHKAKIVELLLSIAHVPVEKVHTIRLVADQPQTPELWLRSFNGNDWLYFNPETGEQGLPTDRLLWWTGDENLITVDGGKKANVTFSLNNSEMNAIRLAKLTDENTDANFLEYSLYGLPLQTQQTFMIMVMIPIGVLVILILRNLIGLQTLGTFTPVLIALAFRETQLGFGILLFTVITALGLSLRSYLEHLKLQMLPRLSVVLTFVVVLIAAISLFSHKLGLERGLSVALFPMVILTMTIERLSITWEERGANHALKVAIGTLFAASLAHLIMTVPELVYFVFTFPAILLILVGFMLAMGRYRGYRLTELVRFKAFLKKADA
- a CDS encoding ATP-dependent zinc protease, producing the protein MRLKPFPTFFALFCLPGLAAAGEKTVYGLNEYASLDGINLEVAAKLDTGAKTASLSARDIKRFKRNGESWVRFYLAIDAAHSHPIERPLARVSKIKRRAGDYDPEEGKKYTARPVIELDICMGSAMRSIEVNLTDRSAFQYPLLIGSEALKRFDALVDPSLKYAAGKPACTIAAHTAE